Proteins found in one Rhodovulum sp. MB263 genomic segment:
- a CDS encoding aminotransferase class I/II-fold pyridoxal phosphate-dependent enzyme, whose product MPGTRDTLDRLRALHVGPPRNVTAPKPAGPGSGRADFTTLPAYRQVAVAQSAARALEIENPFFRETEAFEGTRVRIGARWVENFSGYDYLSINDDPRLAAAVGTAVAEFGVSARASRLVGGDLSLHRRLETGLARFLGTEAAVATVSGHATNLAAIRTLTGPGDVVLVDSFAHNSVFEGLRASGADHVSLPHNDSAWLEDWLSRNRERYDRVLIVIEGLYSMDGDIPDLAALVRIKDRFEAWLMVDEAHSVGVLGETGRGLCEEAGIAPGRVDLLMGTLSKTFCSCGGFLAGSEAVIEILRHTAPGFVYSVGLSVPNTAAALSALEILEAEPERVARLKARSERFQAAAEAAGLDCGLGRGFAVVPLIVGDSLKATLASNKVFEDGFQAFPIIAPAVPNQKARLRFFINADHSEEAIDAAVASAAARIREVGGVRF is encoded by the coding sequence ATGCCCGGTACACGCGACACGCTCGACCGTCTGCGCGCCCTTCATGTCGGCCCGCCGCGCAATGTGACGGCCCCGAAACCGGCCGGACCCGGATCGGGCCGGGCCGATTTCACCACCCTTCCGGCCTATCGCCAGGTCGCCGTGGCACAAAGCGCGGCGCGCGCGCTCGAGATCGAGAACCCGTTCTTCCGCGAAACGGAAGCCTTCGAGGGGACGCGGGTCCGAATCGGCGCGCGCTGGGTCGAGAATTTCTCGGGCTATGACTATCTTTCGATCAATGACGATCCGCGGCTTGCCGCGGCCGTTGGCACGGCGGTGGCCGAATTCGGGGTCTCGGCGCGGGCCTCGCGACTGGTCGGCGGCGATCTCAGCCTGCACCGGCGACTGGAAACCGGGCTGGCCCGCTTTCTCGGGACCGAGGCGGCGGTCGCCACCGTCTCGGGCCATGCCACCAACCTGGCCGCGATCCGCACCCTGACCGGCCCGGGCGATGTGGTTCTGGTCGACAGCTTTGCCCATAACTCGGTCTTCGAGGGGCTGCGCGCCTCTGGCGCCGATCATGTCTCGCTGCCCCATAACGACAGCGCCTGGCTTGAGGACTGGCTGTCGCGCAACCGCGAGCGCTATGACCGCGTGCTGATCGTGATCGAGGGGCTCTACTCGATGGATGGCGACATTCCCGATCTGGCCGCGCTGGTCCGGATCAAGGACCGCTTCGAAGCCTGGCTGATGGTCGATGAAGCGCATTCGGTGGGCGTGCTGGGCGAGACCGGCCGCGGCCTCTGCGAAGAGGCCGGGATCGCGCCCGGCCGGGTCGACCTGCTGATGGGCACGCTGTCGAAGACCTTCTGTTCCTGCGGCGGCTTCCTTGCCGGATCGGAAGCGGTGATCGAGATCCTGCGCCATACCGCGCCGGGTTTCGTCTATTCGGTGGGGCTGTCCGTGCCCAACACCGCCGCGGCGCTGAGCGCGCTCGAGATCCTCGAGGCCGAACCCGAACGGGTGGCCCGGCTGAAGGCGCGTTCGGAGAGGTTTCAGGCGGCGGCCGAAGCGGCGGGGCTTGATTGCGGGCTCGGACGGGGCTTTGCCGTGGTGCCGCTGATCGTGGGCGACAGCCTGAAGGCGACGCTGGCCTCGAACAAGGTCTTCGAGGACGGGTTCCAGGCCTTTCCGATCATCGCGCCCGCGGTGCCGAACCAGAAGGCGCGGCTGCGCTTCTTCATCAATGCGGACCATTCCGAAGAGGCAATCGACGCCGCCGTGGCCTCGGCCGCGGCCCGGATCCGGGAGGTCGGCGGTGTCCGGTTCTGA
- a CDS encoding SDR family oxidoreductase: MTDPIRSVVLTGASGGLGRALAAELAAPGRRMLLMGRDAGRLAVAAEAARARGAEVQIAAVPLTGTAALTRCLQEFDAAHPVDLLIANAGVKTGNRGGIEPAAQAERVIAVNLTATIHAVQALLPAMRARRRGRIAIVGSLAALAPHGDLLSYSATKAGLQAYATALRRSLAGSGVGVTTVIPGFMDTPMTDRQKGPAPMLMSPDRAARIVARGLGRGRSTIAFPLPLIIGAWLGERLPAPLADRIMARYRAEILPDPDEAADR; encoded by the coding sequence ATGACCGATCCGATCCGTTCCGTGGTGCTGACCGGCGCGAGCGGCGGGCTTGGCCGGGCGCTGGCGGCCGAACTGGCCGCCCCTGGCCGCCGGATGCTGCTGATGGGGCGCGACGCGGGGCGGCTGGCGGTGGCCGCCGAGGCCGCCCGCGCGCGTGGCGCCGAGGTTCAGATCGCCGCCGTGCCGCTGACCGGGACCGCCGCACTGACCCGCTGTCTGCAGGAGTTCGATGCGGCGCATCCGGTCGATCTGCTGATCGCCAATGCCGGGGTGAAGACCGGCAATCGCGGCGGCATCGAGCCCGCGGCCCAGGCCGAGCGGGTGATTGCCGTCAACCTGACCGCGACGATCCATGCGGTGCAGGCGCTGCTGCCCGCGATGCGCGCGCGGCGCCGGGGCCGGATCGCCATCGTCGGCTCGCTGGCCGCGCTCGCGCCGCATGGCGATCTCTTGTCCTACAGCGCCACCAAGGCGGGGTTGCAGGCCTATGCCACCGCCCTGAGGCGCAGCCTTGCGGGCAGCGGCGTCGGGGTCACGACCGTCATTCCGGGCTTCATGGACACGCCGATGACCGATCGCCAGAAGGGCCCCGCGCCTATGCTTATGTCGCCTGACCGCGCGGCGCGGATCGTCGCGCGCGGGCTCGGGCGCGGGCGAAGTACCATCGCCTTTCCGCTGCCGCTGATTATCGGCGCCTGGCTCGGCGAACGGTTGCCCGCACCGCTGGCCGACCGGATCATGGCCCGTTACCGGGCCGAGATCCTGCCCGATCCGGACGAGGCGGCGGACCGCTAG
- a CDS encoding capsule biosynthesis protein has product MRGDRMPQPARAFAASGFWVRRTGLGNASMSRSRFPLTGRRILFLQGPSSSFFGKLALACRALGAEVLRVGVAPGDRLYWPSGCGRYIACRGAADRFAEAFAAIVAEERPTDLVMLGDGRKYHVNAVSVAKAVGGITPWVIEQGYLRPGLISVEAWGTGGRSAIPAAFAATTDTRRDLPASDPAPGSFLRYAAYDVAYHLANVLLCPVFYPRYRHYALDSPWAEWRGWTLKALRARSRARQTGAALARIGAHSGSVFLVPLQLDTDFQLRDHGTGRSQEEELAAVMASFAAHAPAGALLAVKEHPLDNGLRRWDRRAERLARVAGIGDRVAVFTGGRVEALYPKLAGIVTINSTVGLSALLAGVPVKVLGRAIYDLPGLTDPDGLDAFWAAPLRPDPAEAARFRRFLRYDYHVPGAFDGPDAQRGAQALARFIAGERPQ; this is encoded by the coding sequence ATGCGGGGGGATCGAATGCCACAACCCGCGCGTGCTTTTGCGGCGTCAGGCTTCTGGGTGCGACGAACTGGCTTGGGAAATGCGTCAATGTCTCGGTCCCGTTTTCCGCTGACTGGCCGGAGGATCCTCTTCCTTCAGGGACCCTCGTCGTCGTTTTTCGGTAAGCTTGCACTGGCCTGCCGCGCGCTTGGCGCCGAGGTCCTGCGTGTCGGGGTGGCGCCCGGCGACCGGCTGTACTGGCCGTCCGGATGCGGTCGCTACATTGCCTGCCGCGGGGCGGCAGACCGCTTCGCCGAGGCCTTCGCCGCCATTGTCGCAGAGGAAAGGCCGACGGACCTCGTGATGCTTGGGGACGGACGTAAATATCATGTTAACGCTGTTTCGGTGGCAAAGGCTGTCGGCGGAATCACGCCATGGGTGATCGAGCAGGGCTATCTGCGCCCCGGACTGATCTCGGTCGAAGCCTGGGGCACCGGCGGCCGCTCGGCGATCCCGGCCGCCTTTGCCGCTACCACAGACACGCGACGCGACCTGCCCGCGTCCGACCCCGCGCCGGGCTCGTTCCTGCGCTATGCCGCCTATGACGTCGCCTATCACCTGGCCAATGTGCTGCTCTGCCCGGTCTTCTATCCCCGCTACCGGCATTATGCGCTCGACAGCCCCTGGGCCGAATGGCGCGGTTGGACCCTCAAGGCGCTGCGGGCGCGGTCCCGGGCCCGGCAGACCGGAGCGGCGCTGGCGCGGATCGGCGCCCATTCCGGGTCGGTCTTCCTGGTGCCGCTGCAGCTCGATACCGATTTCCAGCTCCGCGACCACGGCACCGGCCGCAGCCAGGAGGAGGAGCTGGCGGCGGTCATGGCCTCTTTCGCCGCCCATGCCCCGGCCGGGGCGCTGCTGGCGGTCAAGGAACATCCGCTCGATAACGGGCTCCGGCGCTGGGACCGTCGTGCCGAGCGGCTGGCCCGGGTGGCGGGGATCGGCGACCGCGTCGCGGTCTTTACGGGAGGGCGGGTCGAGGCGCTTTACCCGAAGCTTGCGGGCATCGTCACCATCAACAGCACGGTGGGGCTGTCGGCGCTGCTTGCCGGGGTGCCGGTCAAGGTGCTGGGCCGCGCCATCTATGACCTGCCGGGGCTGACCGATCCGGACGGGCTCGATGCGTTCTGGGCAGCGCCCCTGCGCCCGGATCCGGCCGAGGCCGCGCGGTTCCGCCGCTTTCTGCGCTACGACTACCATGTGCCGGGCGCCTTCGACGGGCCCGACGCGCAGCGGGGCGCCCAGGCGCTGGCCCGCTTCATCGCCGGGGAGAGACCGCAATGA
- a CDS encoding capsule biosynthesis protein, whose amino-acid sequence MLQGHPSGFWRDLAAGLEADGHRVIKVNFGLADRIFWGLRPAIDFQGGLKRWRRFVFRLIEREGVTDILYYADRLPYHAIALEEGRRLRRRCWAIEFGYLRPDWLTLEPEGMGALSTFPRTRPEIEALAEGVEAPDMRNLYPFGFGVEAFNEVSFALLQSFGRPFYPLHVSDRPNWPAIEYLSWLPELMRRRRRERAARTLTARLARDATPFNLIAMQLEVDYQIRASSPYPDLISFLDETLASFAAHAPADRHLVVKIHPLDSGLGRWFSRIPKLACRHRLDGRVHVIRGGDLGALLKGSKGVALVNSTVGIHALRMGIPVCAMGQAVYGLPGLTHHQGIDRFWTAPEPVDADYFHSFERALSTIQIKGSFYNADGRAAAIEQMRRRFIL is encoded by the coding sequence ATGCTGCAGGGCCATCCCTCCGGGTTCTGGCGCGATCTCGCCGCCGGGCTCGAGGCTGACGGCCACCGCGTGATCAAGGTCAATTTCGGTCTTGCCGACCGCATCTTCTGGGGCCTCCGCCCGGCCATCGACTTCCAGGGCGGGCTGAAACGCTGGCGCCGCTTCGTGTTCCGTCTGATCGAACGCGAGGGCGTCACCGACATCCTCTACTATGCCGACCGCCTGCCCTATCACGCCATCGCGCTGGAGGAAGGCCGCAGGCTGCGCCGCCGCTGCTGGGCGATCGAATTCGGCTATCTGCGCCCCGACTGGCTGACGCTCGAACCCGAGGGCATGGGCGCGCTGTCGACCTTTCCCCGGACCAGACCCGAGATCGAGGCCCTGGCCGAGGGCGTCGAGGCCCCCGACATGCGCAACCTCTATCCCTTCGGCTTCGGGGTCGAGGCGTTCAACGAGGTCAGCTTCGCGCTGTTGCAAAGCTTCGGACGGCCATTCTATCCGCTGCATGTGTCGGATCGCCCCAACTGGCCCGCAATCGAATATCTGAGCTGGCTGCCCGAGCTGATGCGCCGGCGTCGCCGCGAGCGGGCGGCCCGGACGCTGACAGCGAGGCTCGCCAGAGATGCCACGCCCTTCAACCTGATCGCGATGCAGCTCGAGGTCGATTACCAGATCCGCGCCTCGTCGCCTTATCCCGACCTGATCTCCTTTCTCGACGAGACGCTGGCCTCCTTCGCCGCCCATGCCCCGGCCGACCGGCATCTGGTGGTCAAGATCCATCCGCTCGACAGCGGGCTCGGCCGCTGGTTCTCGCGGATCCCGAAGCTGGCCTGTCGCCATCGCCTTGACGGACGGGTCCATGTGATCCGCGGCGGCGATCTCGGGGCGTTGCTCAAGGGGTCGAAGGGGGTGGCGCTGGTCAATTCGACGGTCGGCATCCATGCGCTGCGGATGGGCATTCCGGTCTGCGCCATGGGCCAGGCGGTCTATGGCCTGCCGGGCCTGACCCATCACCAGGGCATCGACCGCTTCTGGACCGCGCCCGAGCCGGTCGATGCGGACTATTTCCACAGCTTCGAACGGGCGCTGTCGACGATCCAGATCAAGGGCTCGTTCTACAATGCCGATGGCCGCGCCGCCGCGATCGAGCAAATGCGCCGCCGCTTCATCCTCTGA